In a single window of the Raphanus sativus cultivar WK10039 chromosome 9, ASM80110v3, whole genome shotgun sequence genome:
- the LOC108826707 gene encoding uncharacterized protein LOC108826707, producing the protein MEQFRQIGEVLGSLNALMVLQDDILINQRQCCLLLEIFSLAFNTVAEDIRQNLKLEEKHSKWRALEQPLRELYRVFKEGEMYVRNCMSNKDWWGKVINFHQNKDCVEFHIHNLFCYFPAVIEAIETAGEISGLDPSEMDRRRVVFSRKYDREWNDPKLFQWRFGKQYLVPKDICNRFEHSWREDRWNLVEALQEKRKSKSDEIGKTEKRLADFLLKKLTGLEQFNGRLFPSSILVGSKDYQVRRRLGGGGQYKEIQWLGDSFVLRHFFGDLEPLDAEISSLLSLCHSNILQYLCGFYDEEKKECSLVMELMHKDLKSYMKENCGPRRRYLFSVPVVIDIMLQIARGMEYLHSNEIFHGDLNPMNILLKERSHTEGYFHAKISGFGLNSVKTFTRASSRPTTPAPVIWYAPEVLAEMELDLKGITTPRSKFTHKADVYSFAMVCFELITGKVPFEDSHLQGDEMGKNIRRGERPLFPVPSPKYLVSLIKRCWHSEPSQRPTFSSICRILRYVKKFLVVNPDQGHMQIQNPLVDCWDLEARFLRKFSIESGSHAESVMQIPFQLYSYRVAEKEKMSPNLNKEESSDTGGESASESVSDPPTTPKYTKSLCLDAISEYSESSDTRSVYSEAPTKKISSALKKSGGDMAKLRRNSSTGFRSTGSSPVKPRPAPKVSLPLSPFGRNSKTRKDTRLPLSPMSPLSHPRRSRHLSGPASDSELT; encoded by the exons ATGGAGCAGTTCAGGCAAATAGGCGAGGTTCTTGGAAGCTTAAATGCGCTTATGGTATTACAAGACGATATCTTGATCAATCAGAGACAATGCTGTTTGTTGTTAGAGATTTTCAGTTTGGCTTTCAACACGGTAGCCGAAGATATCAGACAAAACTTGAAGCTGGAAGAGAAGCATTCCAAATGGAGAGCCCTTGAACAGCCTTTGAGAGAGCTCTACAGAGTGTTTAAAGAAGGTGAAATGTATGTTAGAAATTGCATGTCTAATAAAGATTGGTGGGGCAAAGTAATTAATTTTCATCAGAACAAAGATTGTGTTGAGTTTCATATACACAACTTGTTCTGTTACTTCCCTGCCGTGATCGAGGCGATAGAGACAGCTGGAGAGATCTCTGGTCTCGACCCTTCTGAGATGGACAGAAGGAGAGTTGTGTTTTCGAGAAAATACGATAGAGAGTGGAATGATCCTAAGCTGTTTCAGTGGAGGTTTGGGAAACAGTATCTGGTCCCCAAGGATATTTGCAACCGCTTTGAGCATTCATGGAGAGAAGACAGATGGAATCTAGTGGAGGCGTTACAAGAGAAGAGAAAGTCCAAGAGCGATGAGATTGGCAAGACGGAGAAGCGTTTAGCTGACTTTCTGCTGAAGAAACTGACCGGTTTGGAACAGTTTAACGGTAGGCTCTTCCCGAGTTCGATACTGGTTGGTTCTAAAGATTACCAAGTGAGGAGGAGACTAGGCGGTGGTGGTCAGTACAAGGAGATTCAATGGTTAGGTGATTCTTTCGTGTTGAGACATTTTTTCGGAGATCTTGAGCCGTTGGATGCAGAGATATCTTCTCTGTTATCGCTATGTCACTCGAATATACTTCAGTACCTATGCGGATTCTAtgatgaagagaagaaagaatgCTCTCTGGTGATGGAGTTAATGCACAAAGACTTGAAAAGCTACATGAAGGAGAACTGTGGACCTAGAAGAAGATACCTCTTCTCTGTTCCCGTTGTGATTGACATCATGCTTCAGATCGCGAGAGGCATGGAGTATCTTCATTCGAACGAGATATTCCATGGAGACTTGAATCCAATGAACATTCTTTTGAAAGAGAGAAGCCACACCGAAGGTTACTTCCACGCCAAGATATCCGGTTTCGGTTTGAACTCGGTCAAAACTTTTACCCGAGCTTCCTCTAGACCAACCACTCCTGCTCCTGTGATTTGGTACGCACCTGAGGTTTTAGCAGAGATGGAACTAGACCTCAAAGGGATAACAACTCCGAGATCGAAGTTTACGCACAAAGCTGATGTGTATAGCTTTGCTATGGTGTGTTTTGAGCTTATAACGGGCAAAGTACCATTTGAAGATAGTCATCTACAAGGAGATGAGATGGGTAAGAACataagaagaggagagagacCTCTCTTCCCAGTCCCTTCCCCTAAATACCTAGTCAGTCTTATCAAACGGTGTTGGCACTCAGAACCTAGCCAGCGTCCCACATTCTCTTCCATTTGCCGGATACTCCGATACGTGAAGAAGTTCTTAGTTGTGAATCCGGATCAGGGTCACATGCAAATCCAAAATCCGCTTGTTGATTGCTGGGACTTGGAAGCAAGATTCTTGAGAAAGTTCTCGATAGAGTCAGGGTCTCACGCGGAGTCCGTGATGCAAATACCGTTCCAGCTATACTCGTACAGGGTCGCGGAGAAAGAGAAGATGAGTCCAAACTTAAACAAAGAAGAGAGTTCTGACACAGGAGGTGAGTCTGCTTCAGAAAGCGTTTCGGATCCACCAACAACGCCAAAGTATACAAAGTCATTGTGCTTAGATGCAATATCTGAATACTCAGAGTCGTCGGATACAAGATCAGTTTACTCAGAGGCTCCTACGAAAAAAATCTCATCGGCTTTAAAGAAAAGTGGTGGTGACATGGCCAAACTCAGAAGAAATTCAAGCACag GTTTCCGGTCAACAGGATCATCGCCAGTAAAGCCAAGACCAGCACCGAAAGTGTCATTGCCGTTAAGTCCATTTGGAAGAAACAGCAAAACAAGGAAGGATACAAGACTGCCTTTGAGTCCTATGAGTCCTTTGAGCCATCCAAGACGTAGTAGACATCTCTCCGGTCCTGCTTCTGACTCTGAGCTAACTTAG
- the LOC130499406 gene encoding uncharacterized protein LOC130499406: protein MMYSDLKKGYATFTVMPRDEQELWFRQFAQEFNWHPDNTTFIRNAFIHKCMDSYSGQIYEWKQKWLADKVPKWINMTTWEELCVHWDKDSTKQVSNTNSANRKSDRGGKGMYKHNLGAQSIPTLADKMAQENEGEPVGDFPLYKRIHTNKTTGQIDDGLAQEVVSLVDSMTQDEEARLSQIQADLDLDATSTESTALSQVRINELLESVRYFVNINLLINFKIFFL from the exons ATGATGTATTCCGACCTCAAGAAGGGATACGCAACCTTCACAGTGATGCCGAGGGATGAGCAGGAGCTCTGGTTTCGTCAGTTTGCT CAAGAGTTCAACTGGCATCCGGATAACACGACGTTCATCCGCAACGCCTTCATCCACAAATGTATGGATTCATATTCCGGGCAAATATATGAATGGAAGCAGAAGTGGCTAGCGGATAag gtcccaaagtggatcaacatgaCCACTTGGGAGGAGTTGTGTGTCCATTGGGACAAGGACTCGACGAAGCAGGTCTCTAACACCAACTCCGCCAACCGCAAGAGCGATCGTGGCGGGAAGGGCATGTACAAGCACAATTTGGGTGCTCAGTCTATTCCCACTCTCGCAGACAAGATG GCGCAAGAAAATGAAGGTGAGCCCGTGGGTGATTTCCCTTTGTACAAGAGGATCCACACCAACAAGACCACGGGCCAGATTGATGACGGTCTTGCGCAGGAGGTTGTCTCCCTGGTGGACAGTATGACACAAGACGAGGAGGCCCGTCTCTCCCAGATCCAGGCCGATCTCGATCTTGACGCCACATCTACTGAGTCCACTGCCCTCTCTCAAGTCCGAATCAACGAGCTTCTTGAATCGGtaagatattttgtaaatatcaatttacttattaattttaaaattttttttctatga
- the LOC130499624 gene encoding F-box protein At5g49610-like, with amino-acid sequence MSSPVIDQDMIIEILSRFPASDVGKSSVLNKECNKRSYESWFLNLNRDRTNSISGYFAQYSGRGSNCQTRFVYDEKTVSENNGVSIDFLPPGKIKIEACDASHGILLCVNETRSSVTEYIVCKPTTKQYQIIPNPTMQTCAVSFGLAVNQLNPFGYKILRLSRLPGVINRSHRTFVCEVFDSDSFRWKRIKNLRLPRNDGLILSKPVHATRFLHWLSWDGNVIRFCLETETWSFFKTPNFGVAPTLVRYEGKLGVSRWWMTGSGEGLNRLWVLKSSFEKAWVKVKDIKRIGRGEHVLWTPSNDMVTLSSRDRLCVYNVKSEKLSMIHMKKEGTDYVWFPFRSDYERVNMDESREAENRN; translated from the coding sequence ATGAGCTCTCCGGTGATAGATCAAGACATGATCATAGAGATTCTCTCTCGTTTTCCGGCTTCGGATGTTGGAAAATCTAGTGTTCTTAACAAAGAGTGCAATAAGAGAAGCTACGAGTCTTGGTTTCTCAACCTCAATCGCGACAGAACCAATTCTATTTCCGGCTACTTTGCGCAATACAGTGGAAGAGGTAGCAACTGTCAAACCAGATTTGTCTATGATGAGAAGACAGTTTCTGAAAACAACGGAGTCTCAATCGATTTTCTACCACCGGGAAAAATAAAGATTGAAGCTTGTGATGCAAGTCATGGGATTTTGCTCTGTGTTAACGAAACAAGATCAAGTGTGACGGAGTACATAGTCTGCAAACCAACCACAAAACAGTATCAGATCATACCGAACCCAACAATGCAGACTTGCGCTGTCTCATTCGGTTTAGCGGTAAACCAACTGAACCCTTTCGGGTATAAAATACTTAGGCTTTCTAGATTACCGGGTGTAATAAATCGGAGTCATAGAACTTTCGTCTGTGAAGTTTTCGATTCCGATTCTTTTAGGTGGAAGAGGATAAAGAATTTGCGTCTACCAAGAAATGACGGTCTTATTCTTTCAAAACCGGTACATGCCACTAGATTCTTGCACTGGTTATCATGGGACGGCAATGTGATCCGGTTCTGTCTCGAAACTGAAACTTGGTCTTTCtttaaaacaccaaactttGGTGTTGCTCCAACATTGGTCAGATACGAAGGGAAGCTAGGTGTTAGCCGTTGGTGGATGACGGGTTCAGGAGAGGGACTAAACCGGTTATGGGTTTTAAAGAGCAGTTTTGAAAAGGCGTGGGTAAAAGTGAAAGATATTAAACGTATAGGGAGAGGAGAACACGTGTTGTGGACACCAAGCAACGACATGGTAACGCTTTCAAGCCGGGATCGTCTTTGTGTGTACAACGTAAAGTCAGAGAAACTGAGTATGATTCACATGAAAAAGGAAGGCACCGATTATGTTTGGTTCCCGTTTCGTTCTGACTACGAGAGGGTTAATATGGATGAAAGCAGAGAAGCAGAGAACCGCAACTGA